Genomic window (uncultured Fusobacterium sp.):
CCTAGGTGGAATTGGTGGACAAATAAAGAGTACAATGTTAGTAACTTTATGGTCATTTATAGGTATTGAAGGAGCTGTAGTTATTTCAGATAGGGCAGAAAGCCAAAAAGCAGTAAGTAAAGCTACTTTAATAGGATTTTTATTATGTTGGTTGTCATATACTGCAATTTCAATGTTACCATTTGGATTATTATCACAAGGAGAATTAGCAGTATTAGCTCCACCTTCAGCAGCAGCAGTATTGGCTGATATAGTAGGTGAATGGGGAGAATGGTTCATGAATATAGGAGTTATTATAGCTCTACTAAGTTCTTGGTTAGTTTGGACAGTATTCTTAGCTGAAGTACCTTATGCTTGTGCAAAAGATGGAACTTTCCCTAAAATTTTTGCTAAAGAAAATAAAAATGGAACTCCTTCATTTGCTCTTTTAGTTTCAAGTATAGCTATGCAATTAACAATGATATTAGTATATTTTGCAAATAATGCTTGGAATGCTATGTTAAGTATAACAGGAGTTATGATATTACCAGCATATATGGCATCAACATTATATTTGTGGCAAATTTCTAAGAGAGGAGATATTCCTAAAGATGTTGGAATAAAAACAAAAACAGCATTGATAACAGGAATTTTAGGAAGTATATATGGAGCATGGTTAATATATGCAGCAGGATTAAAATATCTAGTAATGGCAAGTATACTATTTGCTATTGGAATATTGGTATTCTGTAAAGCTCGTGAGGAAAATAAAGGAGAAAATGAACCTATATTTACTGAAAAAGAAAAAATGGCAGCAATAGCTTTAGTAATTATAGCTATAATAGCTCTATATTTATTGATAACAAAAAAAGTTACAATTTAAAAATAAAAATTATTTAAGTTTATAAAAAAGAAAGCTAGTAGGAATAAAGGTTAAATTTTATTTCTATTGGCTTTTTTTAGTTGTAAAAATTCAATTTAAAAACTATCGTAAAGAAACGATTAAAGTTATTTTATGTGACATTAGTATGTCAAAATAATGAAAAAATAAATAAAGATTATATGTCTAAAAAAAATAAAAAAACATTTTTTAAACTTTTTATACTATGTTTTAAAGTAAATAACTAAAGATTAAAATATTGATAAATTGAGAAAAAAATAATAACTCCTAAAATTCACATATAAAACATTATGGAGGCTTATACTTACATATGTAGAAAAGAAGAGTTGTGAGAGTTGCTAATCTCTCATAATTTGTTTTCTCTCCAAAATAAACTATAAGAATATGAGATAACTCCCAGGATCTTCATATTCTTATAGTTTAATTAAAAAAAGATACTAGGGGGTATTTTTATGAAAAAATCTTTATTATTAGTTGGGGCGTTTTTAGCAGTTACAGCCATGGCACAGGCAAAAGAGATAGTTCCTGCACCAGTTGTAGTCGAAGAAACACCAGTACAAATTGTTGAAAAGGAAGTTATTGTTTATAGAGACAGAGAGCCAGAAGGATTTAGACCTAATGGATATGTTGATTTACAATACAGATATTATGGAGAAGCAGAAGAACTTAATTACAAAAACAATGATGTAAACAACAATTATGGAAGAACACAATTATTAGGAAAAATTAACATGACAGAAAAGCAATCATTAGAATATAGAGTAAGATCTTATAATGATTGGAATTCAGCTACAAATAAAGATAATAGAGGAGAAAAAGGAACTCAAACAAGACTTAGATATTTTTATGATCATGGAAATCTAGGAGATTCAAAAGTTGATCTTATTTCAAGATTAGAATATAAAAAAGATACTGATGATGTTCAATCATTAGAATATCAAGCAAGATTTAATATAGCAGATTACCTATTTAATAATGATTTTATAAAAACAACAAGCTTTACTTTTGCACCAAAATATAAATATAAATGGTCATCAAATACTGATAACTATGAAAATATATTAGGATTAGATCTATTTACTATGAACCAATTACCATTAGGATTCTCATTTGAGTTCAACTTATATGGAGATCAACATTTCTATGGAGAACGTAAAGCAACTGGAGTAACTGATACAGTAAAAAATAATACAAGTCTAACTATGGAAGCATACTTATATAATACAACAAACTTATATGCAAATGACGATGTTTCAGTAGATTTCTACTTTGAAGGTGGATTTGATCCATATAAATGGAATTCAGAAAAAATCCAAAGAACTTTAAAAGTTGGAGCACCAGATAAAATAGATGCAGCAAATTATAATTACTATCATAATTCATACCAAGTATATGCTTATCCTCAACTTATAGCTAACTATAAAATAACACCAAACTTAAATGTTTATACTTCACTAGGAGCAGAGTATAGAAACTGGGCTTATACAAGTGAAAAAAGTGCTAAAGATTGGAGATGGCAACCAACTGCTGTAGTAGGATTTAGAACTACTTTCTAAGATTAACCTACAATAAAATTTACATAAATACTGACTGTAGAAAAAAGAGACTAACTAGAGAGATCTAGTTAGTTTCTTTTTTTTATGAAAAAATTATGAAGAAAATAAAAAAATAAATTTTAAAAAAAATGTTTGAATACAGAATAAAAAATAATAAAAAAATATATAGAGTATAAGAAATTGAATAGATTGAAAAAAGTAAAAAAAAGATTGACCCTAAAGTTACTTTATAGTTTACAATATATAGTATTATAAAATTTAATATTGTTATTTTATTAAAAAATATAGAAATAGAGTAACTTCTTTAGGAGTGTAAAAAAATAAAAATTATGTTGACTTACAAGTCATAATGGTGTAAAATCTAAACTGACTAATAAGTCAAAAAAATAAAGGAGTTATGTTTTATGGAAGGAAAGGGGAAAAAAGAGCAGATATTAGAAGCAGCAATGTCTTTGATATTGAAAAATGGATATTCCCATACATCAGTTGAAGATATAACTAATTCTATTGGGATAGCCAAAGGAAGTTTCTATACATATTTTAAAAGTAAAAATCTTCTTTTGAGAACGATTATAGAGGAACAGATTGAAAGTATTATTGAACAACAGGAAAGTCAATTAAAAGAAGGAAAAGATTTTGATGAAATTTTATTAAATAATATAGTTTCAAGGGTAAAGTTTTTAAAGAAAGATTTAAAAAGGCAACTTGTATTAATAAATCTTGCTAGAAATGTAGATGTTTTAGGAAAAGAAGTTAGAGATTTAATGGTAAAAATGGAAACTATAAATTATAATTTTATAAAAAAGTTATTAAATAGATATAATTCTCAATTAAAATTAACTGAAAATGAAATGGACCAGTATTCTCAAATTATTAACTTTATAATTAGAGGGTTTAAAATGGCCAATGTTTTTTTTGATGACAATGGTGAAGATAACTTCTTTATAAAAGATATTGCAGAAGCTGAAAAAAGAATAAATCATAAAAGTTTTGATGAAGGAATTGAATTTATGTATAAGAGTATATTAAAAATGTTAAAATAAATTTTAAAATATAAAGCATAATCAGGAGGTTAAAGATGAAGAAAATATTAGGATTGCTTTTAATATTAAGTAGTTCTGTGTTTGCTAGAGAAATTACTTTGGATCAAGCTATTCAAATGGCTCTAGAAAATAGTAAGGAGATAAAAATCTCTGAAAAAGATGTAGAAGTATCAAAATTAAAAGTAGGAATGGCTTTTAAAGATGCTTTACCAAGTGTTGTATATAATGGAACATATACAAGAAGTGAGTATGAACGTGATATATACAGACATACAAATGATAGAGTAAGTGATAGAAAAGGTGGATATACTCAAACAATAACTATATCACAACCTATATTTCAAGGAGGAGCAGTACTTGGAGGAATAAAAGGTGCTCAAGCTTATAAAAAGATCTCTAATCTTTTATATATGGGAGAGAGAAGAGATGTAAGACTTGAAACAATCTTAAATTATTCAAATATAGTTAAATTTGAAAAGGATTTAGAAGCTCTTGAAGCATCTCATAAAGAGTTAAAAGCTAGATATGAAAAACAAAAAGCTCAATTAGATTTGAGATTAATAACTAAGACAGATATTTTAAAAACAGAATATTCAATGTTAGAAGTTGAATCTCAAATCATTGGAACAAAAAATAGAATAGAGATTGAAAAAGAAAAATTAAGAATAAAAACAGGTTTAGTAAATGATAAAAATATAGAAGTAGTTGAGTTTACAGTGCCTGAAAATTTAAGTAGAAATATAGATTTTGCTAAAGATAAAAATCAAGCTTTAACAGATAGTATAGGAGCTCTTACTGCTAAATATTATGTAGAAGCAGCAGATGCATCTAAGATAATATCTAGGGCAGATATGCTACCAAAAGTTAATGCTTTTGCAAGTTATGGAACTTCAGAAAGAACAAAATACAATCCGACAATTGATGAAGCAGAGTGGAGAGGTGGAGTTCAGGTTACATGGAATGTATTTGAGTTTGGAAAAAATTATGATAATTATAGAGTTGCTTCAATCACTAAAGAACAAGAGGAGTTAAGAGAGAAGAGCTCTAAAGATAATATTGGAGTTAATGTAACTGATGCTTATTTAGAGCTTATAAGAATGGAAAAAGAGAGAAGTTCTAAAGAAAGAGCTATGGAAGCAGCTATTGAAAACTTTAAAATGGATCAAGAAAGATATGATGCTGGACTTATATCAACTGTAGATTTTCTATTATCTGAAACTCAAATGAGAGAAGCAAAAGTTGCATTTAATCAAGTTGTAATTGATTATCTATATGCCTTTGAAAAATATAGATCAATGCTTATTTAAAAAAGTTTAAAGGAAAAAGTTTTTAGAGTTAATCTGTAAAAACTTTTTTCTGATGTTTATAAAGGTAAATAAAACATTTAGATAAATTAGGAGGAAGTTATGAAAAAATTAGGTTGTTTAGTAATTTTACTAACAATGATAATGACAGGTTGCGGAAAAGAAGAAGAGAAAGTAATAGAAGAGAAGGTTAAATATGTAATAACAGAACCAGCAACAGTTAGAAAGATGAATCAAATATTTAAGTCAGATGCTGTATTAGAGCCTAAAGAGAAAGTTGATCACAAAACAGAAAAAGGTGGAACTATAGAGAAAATTTTAAAAAGAAACGGAGATAAAGTAAAAAAAGGAGAGTTAGTAATGGAACTTTCTGACTCAGCTACTGAATCAGCATATTTCTCAGCAAAAGCTAACTATAATTCATCTTTATCAGCTATGAATATAGCAAAAAATAACTATTTAAAATTTAAAAATCTATATGAAAAACAATTAGTTTCATACCTTGAATATGTTGGTTATGAAAATACTTATGTAGGAGCAAAGGGAAGTT
Coding sequences:
- a CDS encoding amino acid permease; its protein translation is MSSSTETKKLGVLSLAGLVISAMIGGGIYNLPQNMAQGASAGAVGIAWIITGIGMYFLTNTFRVLSTVRPDAKSGIYMYARLGFGKLTGFLMAWGYWLSSIFANVGYAILLMDSLNYFFPPHFKGGNNLPSVIGGSILIWLMYFMIMAGVKQAASINIIGTIAKLVPIAVFIIASLFVFKFSMFDTNFWGHETIKAIHDTNLGGIGGQIKSTMLVTLWSFIGIEGAVVISDRAESQKAVSKATLIGFLLCWLSYTAISMLPFGLLSQGELAVLAPPSAAAVLADIVGEWGEWFMNIGVIIALLSSWLVWTVFLAEVPYACAKDGTFPKIFAKENKNGTPSFALLVSSIAMQLTMILVYFANNAWNAMLSITGVMILPAYMASTLYLWQISKRGDIPKDVGIKTKTALITGILGSIYGAWLIYAAGLKYLVMASILFAIGILVFCKAREENKGENEPIFTEKEKMAAIALVIIAIIALYLLITKKVTI
- a CDS encoding TetR/AcrR family transcriptional regulator, translating into MEGKGKKEQILEAAMSLILKNGYSHTSVEDITNSIGIAKGSFYTYFKSKNLLLRTIIEEQIESIIEQQESQLKEGKDFDEILLNNIVSRVKFLKKDLKRQLVLINLARNVDVLGKEVRDLMVKMETINYNFIKKLLNRYNSQLKLTENEMDQYSQIINFIIRGFKMANVFFDDNGEDNFFIKDIAEAEKRINHKSFDEGIEFMYKSILKMLK
- a CDS encoding TolC family protein; its protein translation is MKKILGLLLILSSSVFAREITLDQAIQMALENSKEIKISEKDVEVSKLKVGMAFKDALPSVVYNGTYTRSEYERDIYRHTNDRVSDRKGGYTQTITISQPIFQGGAVLGGIKGAQAYKKISNLLYMGERRDVRLETILNYSNIVKFEKDLEALEASHKELKARYEKQKAQLDLRLITKTDILKTEYSMLEVESQIIGTKNRIEIEKEKLRIKTGLVNDKNIEVVEFTVPENLSRNIDFAKDKNQALTDSIGALTAKYYVEAADASKIISRADMLPKVNAFASYGTSERTKYNPTIDEAEWRGGVQVTWNVFEFGKNYDNYRVASITKEQEELREKSSKDNIGVNVTDAYLELIRMEKERSSKERAMEAAIENFKMDQERYDAGLISTVDFLLSETQMREAKVAFNQVVIDYLYAFEKYRSMLI